From the genome of Hyalangium ruber, one region includes:
- a CDS encoding caspase family protein, producing the protein MLLGTLVACAGPASQEKGGLVPLKLDETALSNAYAPRRLALLVGISQFQDPQWRNLRYSGKDATDLAAALKDPARGRFDQVRLLSRPEETTRTAILAALRELRREATRPDDVVVVYFSAHGTLARDGRGELKRYLVTRDAAYRDIPQTALGMDELKAEFDQLPSRRRLLVLATCHSGSGKSLLPKELEAELTGIKSGFYARPLEESSRASMVFAACDWGETAREDEGLRNDIYTHFLIEGLNGAADRNADGAVTATEAHDHARRRTFAFTEGRQRPSAEILEVGADPVVLSGSINRVGRPELFSYNPRLDGFTLKVDGEPRTELPGGAAVPAGRRTVELTKGDSVLVRREVEVAQGDRLPLERLLAETFPSRSLSLLGGMFSFVDASSRKELLPASPEVAVALRLEDRPLQDFSLLLDLSGSMGRRNLQLVPGTSVPFGYTRLSLGVGMPYLWRWERLSLYAGPRVAALYLRRSFDVEAFVGGQQYFTLSPGVVGGVVWRLGERLELTSQMQLMLTYVVVDGQGQAVGFTSGWAGMGYRF; encoded by the coding sequence ATGCTGCTGGGCACCCTCGTGGCCTGTGCGGGCCCCGCCTCCCAGGAGAAGGGCGGGCTGGTGCCGCTCAAGCTCGACGAGACGGCCCTGTCCAACGCCTATGCCCCCCGGCGCCTCGCGCTGCTCGTGGGCATCTCCCAGTTCCAGGATCCGCAGTGGCGCAACCTGCGCTACTCGGGGAAGGACGCGACCGACCTCGCCGCCGCCCTGAAGGACCCGGCGCGGGGGCGCTTCGATCAGGTGCGCCTGCTCTCCCGCCCGGAGGAGACGACGCGCACGGCGATCCTCGCGGCGCTGCGCGAGCTGCGGCGAGAGGCCACCCGGCCGGATGACGTGGTGGTGGTGTACTTCTCCGCGCACGGCACGCTGGCCCGAGATGGCCGGGGCGAGCTCAAGCGCTACCTCGTCACCCGGGACGCCGCCTACCGCGACATCCCGCAGACGGCACTTGGCATGGACGAACTCAAGGCCGAGTTCGACCAACTGCCCAGCCGGCGCCGGCTGCTGGTGCTGGCCACCTGTCACAGCGGCAGCGGCAAGTCGCTGCTCCCCAAGGAACTCGAGGCCGAGCTGACGGGCATCAAGTCCGGCTTCTACGCGCGCCCCCTGGAGGAGTCGAGCCGTGCCTCCATGGTGTTCGCCGCGTGCGACTGGGGCGAGACGGCGCGCGAGGACGAGGGGCTGCGCAACGACATCTATACCCACTTCCTCATCGAGGGACTCAACGGCGCGGCGGACCGGAACGCGGACGGCGCCGTCACCGCCACCGAGGCGCATGACCATGCGCGCCGCCGCACCTTCGCCTTCACCGAGGGCCGGCAGCGCCCCTCCGCGGAGATTCTGGAGGTGGGCGCGGACCCCGTGGTGCTCTCCGGCAGCATCAACCGCGTGGGCCGGCCCGAGCTGTTCTCCTACAACCCGCGCCTGGACGGCTTCACCCTCAAGGTGGATGGAGAGCCGCGCACGGAGCTGCCCGGAGGCGCGGCCGTGCCCGCTGGGCGCCGCACCGTGGAGCTGACCAAGGGAGACTCGGTGCTGGTGCGCCGCGAGGTGGAGGTGGCCCAGGGCGATCGGCTGCCTCTGGAGCGGCTGCTGGCGGAGACCTTCCCGAGCCGCTCCCTGTCGCTGCTGGGCGGCATGTTCTCGTTCGTGGACGCCAGCAGCCGCAAGGAGCTGCTGCCGGCCTCCCCGGAGGTGGCGGTGGCGCTGCGGCTGGAGGACCGGCCGCTGCAGGACTTCAGCCTGCTGCTGGACCTGAGCGGGAGCATGGGACGGCGCAACCTCCAGCTCGTGCCGGGCACCTCGGTGCCCTTCGGCTACACCCGCCTCTCCCTGGGTGTGGGGATGCCCTACCTGTGGCGCTGGGAGCGGCTGTCCCTCTACGCCGGGCCCCGTGTGGCCGCTCTGTACCTGAGGCGGTCCTTTGATGTGGAGGCCTTCGTGGGCGGGCAGCAGTACTTCACCCTGAGTCCCGGCGTGGTGGGCGGCGTGGTGTGGCGCCTGGGTGAACGGCTGGAGCTCACCTCGCAGATGCAGCTCATGCTCACGTACGTGGTCGTGGATGGGCAGGGACAGGCGGTGGGCTTCACCAGCGGCTGGGCCGGAATGGGGTATCGCTTCTGA
- a CDS encoding RNA polymerase sigma factor: MGSSEELAQWVRRAARGEESAYGELYRRTRPLVARLTAGFATLDADEVEDVIQETYVRAFKALPRLKEPGAFEAWLLSIARNRARTRLERKSHLRRMEDEAADPEPEAVPPLPEALQVERDIAVVRQLIAELPEGEEKKTVQLFYLEGELSAREIAEKLGVGKSAVTMRLERFRARIKRELLRRVLAGRWE; the protein is encoded by the coding sequence GTGGGTTCCTCGGAGGAACTGGCGCAGTGGGTGCGGCGGGCCGCGCGTGGGGAGGAGTCCGCCTATGGAGAGCTGTATCGGCGCACCCGGCCCCTCGTGGCCCGTCTCACCGCCGGATTCGCCACGCTGGACGCCGACGAGGTGGAAGACGTGATCCAGGAGACATACGTCCGGGCATTCAAGGCCCTGCCCCGCCTCAAGGAGCCCGGAGCCTTCGAGGCCTGGCTGCTGTCCATCGCCCGCAACCGGGCCCGCACCCGCTTGGAGCGCAAGAGCCACCTGCGGCGCATGGAGGACGAAGCGGCGGACCCCGAGCCCGAGGCCGTGCCTCCGCTGCCCGAGGCGCTCCAGGTGGAGCGGGACATCGCCGTGGTGCGTCAACTCATCGCCGAGCTGCCCGAGGGCGAGGAGAAGAAGACCGTGCAGCTCTTCTACCTGGAGGGAGAGCTGTCCGCGCGCGAGATCGCCGAGAAGCTCGGTGTGGGCAAGAGCGCGGTGACCATGCGGCTCGAGCGGTTCCGGGCACGCATCAAGCGGGAGCTGCTCCGGCGTGTCCTCGCCGGACGCTGGGAGTAA
- the serC gene encoding 3-phosphoserine/phosphohydroxythreonine transaminase, protein MRVINFNAGPAGLPQPALERAREELLDFQGTGMSIMEHSHRGKDYEAVHDEAISLLTGLLGIPATHQVLFLQGGASQQFAQIPMNFLTPEKSADFLMTGVWSEKALDEAKYYGKPRIAATTVMADKRYTRVPKQAELQLDPKAAYVHMTTNNTIYGTQWHTFPEVGGVPLVADMSSDILWKPIDVSRFAFIYAGAQKNIGPSGIVLVVVDKEFMAKGSQNIPKIFRYSTYAENNSLYNTPPTFSIYLCRNVLAWIKSVGGLTQLEKWNREKGETLYAAIDRHPDFYRAPVEKESRSYMNVVFRLPSEALEDTFVAEAKKAGMVGLKGHRSAGGIRVSLYNAVSVENVKTLVSFMDQFVKTRG, encoded by the coding sequence ATGCGCGTCATCAACTTCAATGCCGGTCCCGCGGGTCTCCCCCAGCCCGCGTTGGAGCGGGCCCGGGAGGAGCTGCTCGACTTCCAGGGCACGGGAATGTCCATCATGGAGCACAGCCACCGGGGCAAGGACTACGAGGCCGTCCACGACGAGGCCATCTCCCTGCTTACCGGGCTGCTAGGCATCCCGGCCACGCACCAGGTGCTGTTCCTGCAGGGCGGGGCCTCGCAGCAGTTCGCCCAGATTCCGATGAACTTCCTCACCCCGGAGAAGAGCGCGGACTTCCTGATGACGGGGGTGTGGAGCGAGAAGGCGCTGGACGAGGCGAAGTACTACGGCAAGCCGCGCATCGCGGCGACGACGGTGATGGCGGACAAGCGCTACACGCGGGTGCCGAAGCAGGCCGAGCTGCAGCTGGATCCGAAGGCGGCCTACGTCCACATGACGACCAACAACACCATCTACGGGACGCAGTGGCACACGTTCCCGGAGGTGGGAGGCGTGCCGCTGGTCGCGGACATGAGCTCGGACATCCTGTGGAAGCCGATCGACGTGAGCCGGTTCGCGTTCATCTACGCGGGGGCGCAGAAGAACATCGGGCCCTCGGGGATTGTCCTGGTGGTGGTGGACAAGGAGTTCATGGCGAAGGGGAGCCAGAACATCCCGAAGATCTTCCGCTACAGCACGTACGCGGAGAACAACTCGCTGTACAACACGCCGCCGACGTTCTCGATCTACCTGTGCCGCAACGTGCTGGCGTGGATCAAGAGCGTGGGAGGGCTGACGCAGCTGGAGAAGTGGAACCGGGAGAAGGGCGAGACGTTGTACGCGGCGATCGATCGGCACCCGGACTTCTATCGGGCGCCGGTGGAGAAGGAGTCGCGCTCGTACATGAACGTGGTGTTCCGGCTGCCGAGCGAGGCGTTGGAGGACACGTTCGTGGCGGAGGCGAAGAAGGCGGGGATGGTGGGGCTCAAGGGGCACCGCAGCGCGGGAGGCATCCGCGTCTCGCTCTACAACGCGGTGTCGGTGGAGAACGTGAAGACGCTGGTGTCCTTCATGGACCAGTTCGTCAAGACTCGCGGTTAA
- a CDS encoding chalcone isomerase family protein, whose product MKVTLSALVLSLTLALPALAKEKEVAGVKFPETISVEGKELKLNGAGLRTKAIFKVYTAGLYVETTSKDSQQLISSDQVKRVRMTMLRDLEKSKITDAISDGIEKNNKAQMAALKQRLDTFNAAIPDLKKGDELLLTYVPGQGTTVESKAGQKISVEGKDFADALFGVWLGKNPVDGDLKDGMLGKED is encoded by the coding sequence ATGAAAGTGACACTATCTGCCCTCGTGCTGTCCCTCACCCTCGCGCTGCCGGCCTTGGCCAAGGAGAAGGAAGTCGCGGGAGTGAAGTTCCCCGAGACCATCTCGGTCGAGGGCAAGGAGCTGAAGCTCAATGGTGCCGGCCTACGCACCAAGGCCATCTTCAAGGTCTACACCGCAGGGCTCTATGTGGAGACGACCAGCAAGGACTCCCAGCAGCTCATCAGCTCGGACCAGGTCAAGCGCGTGCGCATGACGATGCTGCGCGACCTCGAGAAGTCGAAGATCACCGACGCCATCAGCGATGGCATCGAAAAGAACAACAAGGCGCAGATGGCGGCGTTGAAGCAGCGACTGGACACCTTCAACGCGGCCATCCCGGACCTGAAGAAGGGTGATGAGCTGCTGCTCACCTACGTACCGGGCCAGGGCACCACGGTGGAGAGCAAGGCGGGCCAGAAGATCTCCGTGGAGGGCAAGGACTTCGCGGACGCGCTCTTCGGGGTGTGGCTGGGCAAGAACCCCGTGGACGGCGACCTCAAGGACGGGATGCTCGGCAAGGAAGACTGA
- a CDS encoding trypsin-like serine peptidase, producing MLFLRTSPLAACSLWALLLLSGSCTKRGDEPKPAPPLPESSSPGDGRASSSAEAQGLRRPAGGLALLAGEIDIENRFQSTVSVITQVPNGRGSGTQCSGVLVAPRLVLTAGHCVCKSQEIHESGQGNTTLIDGSSCVPSASVSTVIYEPPTPEAELNLSRRTYNGRIQPHPDFKLLLDAQGNVVSTKADLAFVRLEFPVRGELIPVTLAETGIEAGESILMVSYGYDLDLGTLGGDRRIKEYPVTRLPAAGEDRFLFHQPQRHAYTGDSGGPCFRQSTQGLSLVGISSRSLGKEPAFTGLQPYRAWLSSEVQRVAQTDSGPLP from the coding sequence ATGCTTTTCCTCCGGACATCCCCCCTGGCTGCATGCTCACTGTGGGCACTGCTACTCCTGAGCGGGAGTTGCACAAAGCGAGGAGACGAGCCCAAACCGGCCCCTCCTCTCCCAGAATCCAGTTCACCAGGTGACGGTAGGGCCAGTTCGTCCGCGGAAGCACAGGGGCTGCGGCGCCCCGCCGGAGGACTCGCCCTGCTCGCAGGTGAGATCGACATCGAGAACCGCTTCCAGTCGACGGTCTCCGTCATCACCCAAGTTCCGAATGGGCGCGGAAGCGGCACGCAGTGCAGTGGTGTCCTCGTTGCTCCTCGACTGGTGTTGACCGCTGGCCATTGTGTCTGCAAGAGCCAGGAGATTCATGAATCTGGGCAAGGTAATACGACCTTGATCGACGGCTCATCCTGCGTCCCCAGCGCTTCCGTGAGCACGGTCATCTACGAGCCGCCCACTCCGGAAGCCGAGCTGAACCTCTCCCGTAGAACTTACAATGGGAGGATTCAGCCCCATCCCGACTTCAAACTCCTGCTCGACGCCCAAGGTAACGTCGTCTCCACCAAGGCCGACCTGGCTTTCGTCCGTCTTGAGTTCCCCGTCAGAGGGGAACTCATCCCCGTCACTCTTGCAGAGACAGGGATAGAGGCCGGCGAGTCCATCCTCATGGTCAGCTACGGTTACGACTTGGATCTGGGAACACTGGGTGGCGATCGCCGGATCAAGGAGTACCCGGTGACTCGACTTCCAGCGGCAGGGGAAGATCGATTCCTGTTTCACCAGCCTCAGCGACACGCCTATACGGGAGACAGCGGCGGTCCTTGCTTTCGACAAAGCACGCAGGGCCTCTCACTCGTGGGAATCTCAAGCAGAAGCCTGGGCAAGGAACCTGCTTTCACAGGCCTCCAGCCTTATCGAGCTTGGCTCAGCAGTGAAGTTCAACGAGTGGCTCAGACCGACTCAGGTCCTCTGCCATGA
- a CDS encoding PA0069 family radical SAM protein, with protein MKPRPVSNPPNPWASTEVEYLDEVPPSRLEVLEDHSREVLARNSSPDVCFSWSINPYRGCMHACAYCYARPTHEYLSLGAGTDFETRIVVKPHAPELLREAFERPRWQGETLVFSGVTDCFQPLEASLKLTRRCLEVCAEYRNPVGIITKAPLIERDIDVLQTLAREARLWVSISLPFHNPELARAMEPYVATPKRRLLTIERLAAAGISVAVSVAPIIPGLNDEDIAKVLASAREAGATRTHYTLLRLPGPVKEVFEERLRAKLPLRAERVLHRIRETRGGELSDARFKHRMRGEGIYAETIHRLFDTAARKVGMRMSSVTEAEPSTFRRPTRPSAQLSLF; from the coding sequence GTGAAGCCGCGTCCCGTCTCCAATCCTCCCAACCCCTGGGCGAGCACCGAGGTGGAGTACCTCGACGAGGTTCCACCCTCTCGGCTGGAGGTGCTGGAGGACCACAGCCGCGAGGTGCTGGCGCGCAACAGCAGCCCGGACGTGTGCTTCTCCTGGAGCATCAACCCGTACCGAGGCTGCATGCATGCCTGCGCGTACTGCTACGCGCGCCCCACCCACGAGTACCTGAGCCTGGGGGCGGGCACGGACTTCGAGACGCGCATCGTGGTGAAGCCCCACGCCCCGGAACTCTTGCGCGAAGCCTTCGAACGCCCGCGCTGGCAGGGGGAAACGCTGGTCTTCAGTGGCGTCACCGACTGCTTTCAGCCGTTGGAGGCCTCACTGAAGCTCACTCGCCGGTGCCTGGAGGTTTGCGCCGAGTACCGCAACCCGGTGGGCATCATCACCAAGGCACCGTTAATCGAGCGGGACATCGATGTGCTGCAGACGCTGGCGCGCGAGGCTCGGCTCTGGGTGAGCATCAGCCTGCCCTTCCACAACCCGGAGCTGGCACGAGCAATGGAGCCCTATGTGGCCACGCCGAAGCGGCGCCTGCTCACCATCGAGCGGCTGGCGGCAGCGGGCATCTCCGTGGCGGTGTCAGTAGCGCCCATCATCCCAGGACTCAATGACGAGGACATCGCCAAGGTGCTGGCCTCGGCGCGGGAGGCGGGAGCTACCCGAACGCACTACACTCTGCTGCGCCTACCCGGCCCGGTAAAGGAGGTATTCGAGGAGCGGCTGCGGGCGAAGCTGCCCCTGCGTGCGGAGCGGGTGCTGCATCGAATCCGTGAGACGCGTGGCGGGGAACTCTCCGACGCGCGGTTCAAGCACCGCATGCGGGGTGAGGGGATTTACGCGGAGACCATCCACCGCCTCTTCGACACAGCGGCGCGCAAGGTGGGCATGCGCATGTCCTCGGTGACCGAGGCCGAGCCGAGCACCTTCCGGCGGCCGACACGGCCCTCTGCCCAGCTCAGCCTCTTCTGA
- a CDS encoding serine/threonine protein kinase, which translates to MSTPKRFPVKKGQILFSAGQAAYEFVMTLEGSNHGETVLLARKRTVEGPGADVILKCVGLPDRPALDAEKTRTRLEEEVRLATYLRHPGIARVHGIKRMEGALYLIAECVDGNSLNTLSNVVPEHITKFSDAFVLYLGAEVAGALLYAHTRTDEHGKPLGIVHRAVDLERIWVTWEGQVKLTDFGLALSKLPGRIASTVQRPHGNAYYSSPEALLGKPVDARSDLFQLGLALYEVATGSHPLDPPEGLPEETEEMLSATERARVEQAILDAKETGLDDAAVEDLIVRAATYTPKDLERLVAKLSEPLRAPLRKLLQRNPTERYQTAEELEADLRAHLDRLGSYGAKEAAAEIGKVLTEVGEQLVGLEGCASPPRRQRSQDDITTG; encoded by the coding sequence ATGAGCACACCAAAGAGGTTTCCGGTGAAGAAGGGACAGATCCTCTTCTCCGCTGGACAAGCTGCCTACGAGTTCGTGATGACGTTGGAGGGGAGCAACCACGGCGAGACCGTGTTGCTCGCGCGCAAGAGAACGGTTGAGGGACCCGGCGCGGATGTGATCCTCAAGTGCGTCGGCCTTCCAGACCGGCCAGCGCTCGACGCGGAGAAGACGCGGACTCGGCTCGAAGAGGAGGTCAGGCTCGCCACGTATTTGCGGCATCCCGGGATTGCTCGTGTCCACGGCATCAAGCGGATGGAGGGCGCGCTCTACCTCATCGCCGAATGCGTCGATGGTAACTCGCTCAACACTCTGTCAAACGTCGTGCCCGAGCACATCACGAAATTCTCGGACGCCTTCGTTCTGTACTTGGGTGCTGAAGTCGCGGGAGCGCTTCTCTATGCCCACACGCGCACAGACGAGCACGGGAAGCCGCTGGGCATCGTTCATCGTGCCGTGGACCTGGAGCGGATCTGGGTCACCTGGGAAGGGCAGGTGAAGCTCACGGACTTTGGCTTGGCACTCTCGAAGCTGCCCGGACGGATCGCTTCGACCGTTCAGCGCCCACACGGCAATGCCTACTACTCTTCGCCAGAAGCGCTGCTCGGCAAGCCTGTTGATGCTCGTTCGGATCTCTTCCAGCTTGGACTCGCTCTCTATGAGGTCGCGACGGGTTCTCACCCATTGGATCCGCCTGAGGGGCTGCCGGAAGAGACGGAGGAGATGCTTTCCGCAACCGAGCGCGCCAGGGTCGAGCAGGCAATCCTCGACGCGAAGGAGACGGGGCTTGATGACGCAGCCGTGGAGGATCTCATCGTCCGTGCTGCGACGTACACCCCGAAGGATCTGGAGCGACTGGTGGCGAAGCTCTCCGAACCCTTGAGAGCGCCGCTCCGTAAGTTGCTCCAGCGCAACCCTACCGAGCGCTACCAGACGGCTGAAGAACTGGAGGCCGATCTTCGGGCTCATCTGGATCGGCTCGGGTCCTACGGAGCCAAGGAGGCTGCAGCTGAGATCGGCAAGGTGCTTACGGAGGTCGGAGAGCAGTTGGTGGGCCTGGAAGGCTGCGCCTCTCCTCCGCGTCGTCAGCGCTCCCAGGACGACATCACGACGGGCTGA
- a CDS encoding serine/threonine-protein kinase, translated as MIAFLGSQGLPTGTMIDSWKVVASLGSGGFGAVQKVEKNGRLYALKIALLPEGSPDEKKTHARTLRELLCLLLMDHPNIVRVVAHGRWPDETGGHLYLVLEYVEGWTLAHWIERIHPTALEIIRVFVKTAAAISYMHSRGVFHRDLKLTNVLIRKSNGEPVIIDFGAADFAQAPELTDAGLPPGTERYRAPEANRWWYANKKKPKARYDFRVTDELFAFGVMLHDALTDPRPTEDRQRSAINSILVAPRDPQARNPRIPDALASLVRRLLAKDPAKRSENFEAVRRELAELLEHQGAEYRVSIHSPSAQVSESERAEGSPRPLPSVDSSAKLRWRWRKWLVVGGAVGAAALAAVAASTLGWDRPEEFAAAAPPAHSPSSTNPESPPPASVPAKAPATETAPGATVTVSIQKESNVKMQKGALTPQKPPKFANEAERLKWCKAIGLGTVLAVNAGCPGAQVKPERGDCPADAVKAMEEHGLRWRDQVVFTLGSDIKKGMLSPPLKSGRVEATVVQRGSGSMGTPNLPLGTRLFGELWILKEDPASARLRFYRAQLPNGPEFPVCIVSGSHGHLAIMEREPNGAIRTGPAPTGTVILDSWP; from the coding sequence ATGATCGCGTTTCTCGGCTCCCAAGGGTTGCCCACCGGGACGATGATCGACAGCTGGAAGGTGGTCGCGTCACTCGGCTCTGGCGGCTTTGGCGCCGTCCAGAAGGTGGAGAAGAACGGTCGGCTCTATGCGCTCAAGATCGCCCTGTTGCCCGAGGGCTCTCCCGACGAGAAGAAGACGCATGCACGAACATTGCGCGAACTTCTCTGCTTGCTCCTGATGGACCACCCGAACATCGTGCGCGTAGTTGCGCATGGGAGGTGGCCCGACGAGACAGGCGGGCACTTGTACTTGGTGCTCGAATACGTCGAAGGCTGGACTCTCGCACACTGGATCGAGCGTATCCATCCCACTGCACTGGAGATCATCCGAGTCTTCGTGAAGACCGCTGCGGCTATCTCATACATGCACTCGCGAGGAGTGTTCCACCGGGACCTGAAGCTGACCAACGTTCTGATCCGTAAGTCAAACGGTGAGCCCGTCATCATCGACTTCGGAGCAGCCGATTTCGCCCAGGCTCCGGAACTTACGGACGCTGGACTCCCCCCAGGAACAGAGCGGTATCGCGCGCCCGAGGCAAACCGTTGGTGGTACGCGAACAAGAAGAAGCCAAAGGCGCGGTACGACTTCCGAGTGACCGACGAACTCTTCGCCTTCGGCGTCATGCTGCACGACGCGCTCACAGATCCGCGCCCGACCGAGGATCGCCAGCGTAGTGCGATCAACAGCATCCTTGTCGCCCCTCGAGATCCTCAAGCTCGTAACCCACGGATCCCAGATGCATTGGCGAGCTTGGTACGGCGACTTCTGGCCAAGGATCCAGCGAAGAGGTCGGAGAACTTCGAGGCCGTTCGCCGTGAACTGGCCGAGTTGTTGGAGCATCAAGGCGCGGAGTACCGCGTTTCAATCCATTCGCCTTCAGCTCAGGTGTCAGAATCAGAGCGCGCAGAAGGTTCACCAAGGCCACTTCCATCCGTCGATTCTTCTGCAAAGCTCCGGTGGCGTTGGCGGAAGTGGCTGGTCGTTGGTGGTGCGGTTGGCGCTGCTGCACTTGCCGCTGTTGCAGCCTCCACGTTGGGCTGGGATCGACCGGAAGAGTTCGCAGCTGCTGCTCCACCCGCTCATAGCCCCAGTTCGACGAATCCCGAGAGCCCGCCTCCAGCATCCGTTCCAGCCAAAGCACCCGCCACAGAGACGGCCCCAGGCGCTACTGTGACCGTCTCCATCCAGAAGGAGTCCAACGTGAAGATGCAGAAGGGAGCGCTCACTCCGCAGAAGCCGCCCAAGTTCGCCAATGAGGCCGAACGCCTGAAGTGGTGCAAAGCCATCGGATTGGGGACGGTGCTCGCCGTGAATGCAGGTTGCCCCGGCGCTCAGGTAAAACCGGAACGAGGAGACTGCCCGGCAGACGCCGTAAAGGCGATGGAGGAGCACGGGCTCAGATGGAGGGATCAGGTCGTCTTCACTCTTGGAAGTGACATCAAGAAGGGCATGCTTTCGCCTCCTCTCAAGAGTGGGCGCGTTGAAGCTACCGTGGTTCAGCGTGGATCTGGCTCAATGGGTACCCCCAACCTCCCCCTGGGCACGCGGCTCTTCGGTGAGCTCTGGATACTTAAAGAGGACCCGGCGAGTGCCAGGTTGCGCTTCTATCGCGCACAACTGCCGAACGGCCCTGAATTCCCCGTCTGCATCGTCTCCGGTAGCCACGGACACCTAGCTATTATGGAGAGAGAACCCAACGGCGCTATTCGCACGGGGCCCGCTCCAACTGGAACTGTCATCCTCGACAGCTGGCCGTGA
- a CDS encoding DUF2381 family protein, with the protein MVQPTTLVLALVLILGTTARAQPRAPREQRQRHVSVTGNPADPPHEIHVAKGVATLLRFKSQINRDAVDVEGHGTRITLDAGDSSIILEPLVDLGSAERLALSVLFADGQRAVFVLVSHVSEVDTRIDVIRREQTVESCLADLAESQARCSKLSPMNFARAGLLTPIGVITRALTNCIGAPHTASGLVCENGTAHRAERWALVDLQIRNAPDQTPWVPSEVTIKSMQSGVPLTVRAVEMDAAHIASGEVGRLFVEIAPPDAGEPFVMELRDATGRGISIPEVRFRAKESTQ; encoded by the coding sequence GTGGTCCAACCTACTACACTGGTCCTCGCTCTCGTTCTCATCTTGGGAACGACGGCGCGGGCTCAACCGAGAGCACCCCGAGAGCAACGGCAGCGCCACGTCTCCGTGACCGGCAACCCTGCTGATCCGCCGCACGAGATCCACGTAGCCAAGGGCGTCGCCACGTTGCTCCGCTTCAAGTCCCAGATCAACCGGGATGCCGTCGATGTAGAGGGGCACGGCACTCGAATCACGCTCGACGCAGGCGATAGCTCCATCATTCTTGAGCCACTGGTCGACCTTGGCTCCGCCGAGCGCCTGGCTCTCAGCGTACTGTTTGCCGATGGGCAACGTGCCGTCTTTGTTCTCGTGTCGCACGTCTCCGAGGTGGACACTCGGATCGACGTGATACGGCGCGAACAGACCGTCGAGTCGTGTCTGGCCGACTTGGCCGAGTCTCAAGCGCGCTGCTCGAAGCTCAGTCCTATGAACTTCGCGCGTGCTGGGTTGCTGACACCCATAGGCGTGATCACCCGTGCGCTCACCAACTGTATTGGTGCGCCCCATACTGCTAGCGGGCTAGTCTGCGAGAACGGTACAGCCCACCGCGCCGAGAGATGGGCACTCGTGGACCTGCAGATCCGCAACGCTCCGGACCAGACACCTTGGGTTCCAAGCGAAGTCACCATCAAAAGCATGCAATCGGGAGTGCCTTTGACGGTTCGCGCAGTGGAAATGGACGCAGCGCATATTGCGTCCGGGGAAGTGGGCCGTCTGTTCGTGGAGATTGCGCCCCCTGACGCTGGTGAGCCGTTCGTCATGGAACTGAGAGATGCAACGGGGCGCGGCATCTCGATCCCCGAAGTGAGATTCAGAGCGAAGGAGAGCACGCAATGA
- a CDS encoding DUF4145 domain-containing protein, whose product MAVFPNVMGGLSTQHTPKAVAYYLDQAARAQSAGARSAAIAMYRSALEHLLEDQGFKDGMCGQKVSKLEKAIKDSNAPAWAKDLDPQVMRVLSHLGNGVLHTNGGDITKQENATPELVQAIMVTFEELLEVVYEQPAARAARQRILTEAASKMK is encoded by the coding sequence GTGGCTGTCTTCCCGAACGTTATGGGCGGACTCTCCACACAGCATACCCCGAAGGCTGTGGCCTATTACCTCGACCAAGCCGCCCGCGCTCAAAGCGCTGGCGCAAGGAGTGCGGCTATCGCCATGTACCGGTCGGCTCTTGAGCATCTGCTTGAGGATCAAGGGTTCAAGGATGGCATGTGCGGTCAGAAGGTCAGTAAGTTGGAGAAGGCCATCAAAGACAGCAACGCACCGGCGTGGGCCAAGGATTTGGATCCACAAGTGATGCGTGTCCTCTCGCATCTTGGCAATGGGGTTCTGCACACAAATGGCGGCGACATCACGAAGCAGGAGAACGCCACGCCAGAACTCGTCCAGGCCATCATGGTTACCTTTGAAGAGTTGCTTGAGGTGGTCTACGAGCAACCTGCTGCTCGTGCCGCTCGCCAGAGGATTCTGACGGAGGCTGCGAGCAAGATGAAGTAG